In Cyanobium sp. AMD-g, one genomic interval encodes:
- a CDS encoding low-complexity tail membrane protein — MTPRSEPLLWLQLIGFGVLPLEALLLLLVLAGSDPGPLPGLERLLCWAIGALAPALLLVRRPADVWSLLLLQTPLKGRRDLQRRLSRLQATPALALATAGGAALGLPLLWWIDRQAAVASPVSPFSACPRLVALLLAALLLALMLWQWQQLLQSLWLLSRKTETVSGTPPLSLAELEQQRLCLGLPLLLPEPLTLQEPSIVPPVAVEPEQRTEEAEGADLDQQVP, encoded by the coding sequence GTGACACCCCGCAGCGAGCCCCTGCTCTGGCTCCAGCTGATCGGCTTCGGGGTGTTGCCTCTTGAGGCCCTGCTGTTGCTGCTGGTGCTCGCCGGCAGCGACCCCGGTCCCCTGCCGGGGCTGGAGCGGCTGCTCTGCTGGGCGATCGGCGCCCTGGCGCCCGCCCTGCTGCTGGTGCGTCGCCCCGCCGACGTCTGGTCGTTGCTGCTGCTGCAGACCCCCCTGAAAGGCCGCAGGGACCTGCAGCGCCGGCTCAGCCGGCTCCAGGCCACCCCTGCCCTGGCGCTGGCCACGGCAGGCGGTGCCGCCCTGGGCCTGCCCCTGCTGTGGTGGATCGACCGTCAGGCGGCCGTGGCCTCCCCCGTCTCCCCCTTCAGTGCCTGTCCGCGTCTGGTGGCCCTGCTGCTGGCGGCCCTGCTGCTGGCGCTGATGCTGTGGCAGTGGCAACAGCTGCTGCAGTCCCTGTGGCTGCTCAGCCGCAAAACAGAGACGGTGTCCGGGACCCCGCCGCTCAGCCTGGCGGAACTGGAGCAGCAACGCCTCTGCCTGGGTTTGCCGCTGCTGCTGCCGGAACCCCTGACGCTGCAGGAGCCCTCAATCGTCCCCCCGGTTGCGGTCGAACCAGAGCAACGCACCGAAGAGGCTGAGGGCGCCGACCTGGATCAGCAGGTCCCCTGA
- a CDS encoding DUF3493 domain-containing protein encodes MGSDPKRSLDPELRRRLLAEAKTPWRGLRRALWFALVASAGLGLATMALRASAGSEVASGDLLIQVGALSLFGALLWFDRNRGDD; translated from the coding sequence ATGGGATCCGACCCGAAGAGATCCCTGGATCCGGAGCTGCGCCGGCGCTTGCTGGCGGAAGCCAAGACTCCTTGGCGGGGGCTGCGGCGGGCGCTGTGGTTTGCCCTGGTGGCCTCCGCCGGCCTTGGTCTGGCGACGATGGCACTGAGGGCCTCCGCCGGTTCGGAGGTGGCCTCAGGGGACCTGCTGATCCAGGTCGGCGCCCTCAGCCTCTTCGGTGCGTTGCTCTGGTTCGACCGCAACCGGGGGGACGATTGA
- a CDS encoding AbrB family transcriptional regulator, translating to MLTGSDLLAKVKELGDVSKSDLVRGCGYVSTKKDGAERLNFTAFYEALLEAKGVSLGEGGGKGASKGGRKLSYVATVQGNGNLLVGKAYTAMLDLQPGDEFEIKLGRKQIRLIPAGSTEDED from the coding sequence ATGCTCACCGGATCTGATCTCCTGGCCAAGGTCAAGGAGTTGGGCGATGTCTCGAAATCCGATTTGGTGCGTGGTTGCGGCTACGTCAGCACCAAGAAGGATGGCGCCGAGCGTCTGAATTTCACGGCCTTTTATGAGGCCCTGCTGGAAGCCAAGGGCGTCAGCCTGGGTGAAGGTGGCGGCAAGGGTGCGTCCAAAGGCGGCCGCAAGCTGAGCTATGTGGCCACCGTCCAGGGCAACGGCAATCTTCTGGTGGGCAAGGCCTACACCGCCATGCTTGATCTGCAGCCTGGCGATGAATTCGAGATCAAGCTGGGCCGCAAGCAGATCCGCCTGATTCCCGCAGGATCCACCGAAGACGAGGACTGA
- the gluQRS gene encoding tRNA glutamyl-Q(34) synthetase GluQRS encodes MRLPHHLQAQFAQGVGRRHQGYRTRFAPSPTGPLHRGNLRTALISWLEARLKGGEWLLRIDDLDTPRNRLGAEAAILDDLRWLGLDWDGPVVRQSAHRGLYATVLSALRRAGHLYPCRCSRRLLADVSAPHGALAVYPGYCRDRAPLWGPQDGRLPSWRLRLDPGVLGWQERGSPCGRQDGPTAVGDVVLRRADGVVAYHLATAVDELLMGISEVVRGDDLWPSTGAQVAVMAALGFPAPAYAHVPLWRDARGERLSKREGAEGLAGLRSRGLDAPAVIGGLAASLDLVPADSRLSAQELAASLSIQALDACLHPNRAKGKKV; translated from the coding sequence CTGCGGCTTCCCCACCATCTCCAGGCCCAGTTCGCCCAGGGTGTGGGGCGACGACATCAGGGTTACCGGACCCGTTTCGCCCCCTCCCCCACGGGTCCCCTGCATCGGGGCAATCTCCGCACCGCCCTGATCAGCTGGCTTGAAGCCCGGCTCAAGGGCGGGGAGTGGCTGCTCCGCATCGACGATCTCGATACCCCCCGCAACCGGCTGGGTGCCGAGGCCGCCATCCTTGACGACCTCCGCTGGCTCGGCCTCGACTGGGACGGGCCAGTGGTGCGTCAGAGCGCCCATCGCGGCCTCTACGCCACCGTTCTGTCAGCTCTGCGCCGGGCCGGCCATCTCTACCCGTGCCGCTGCAGCCGCAGGCTGCTGGCCGATGTCTCGGCGCCCCATGGGGCCCTGGCGGTCTACCCGGGGTACTGCCGGGACCGGGCGCCCTTGTGGGGGCCCCAGGACGGTCGCCTGCCCAGCTGGCGGCTGCGCCTGGATCCAGGTGTCCTGGGCTGGCAGGAACGCGGCAGTCCCTGCGGCCGCCAGGACGGCCCCACCGCGGTGGGGGACGTGGTGCTGCGGCGGGCCGATGGCGTGGTGGCTTACCACCTGGCCACCGCCGTCGACGAGTTGCTGATGGGGATCAGCGAGGTTGTGCGTGGGGATGATCTCTGGCCCTCCACCGGGGCCCAGGTGGCGGTGATGGCGGCCCTGGGCTTCCCTGCGCCGGCCTATGCCCATGTGCCCCTCTGGCGCGACGCCAGGGGCGAGCGACTGAGCAAGCGGGAGGGGGCCGAGGGGTTGGCCGGTCTGCGCAGCCGCGGCCTGGATGCCCCAGCGGTGATCGGCGGCCTTGCGGCCAGCCTGGACCTGGTGCCAGCGGATAGCCGACTCAGTGCCCAGGAGCTGGCGGCCAGCCTGTCGATTCAGGCTCTGGACGCCTGCTTGCACCCGAACCGGGCCAAGGGGAAAAAGGTTTAA
- a CDS encoding HU family DNA-binding protein, translating into MNKADLVNIVAARTELTKTDVSLVVDAAIETIVDSVVEGKKVSILGFGSFEPRERSARQGLNPKTGEKIKIPAKRVPAFTAGKLFKDKVQG; encoded by the coding sequence ATGAACAAAGCTGATCTCGTCAACATCGTGGCTGCCCGCACGGAGCTCACCAAGACCGACGTCTCCCTCGTGGTCGATGCGGCCATCGAAACCATCGTGGACTCGGTCGTCGAAGGCAAGAAGGTGTCCATCCTCGGTTTCGGCTCCTTCGAGCCCCGGGAACGTTCGGCCCGCCAGGGTCTGAACCCCAAGACCGGCGAGAAGATCAAGATCCCCGCCAAGCGCGTGCCCGCCTTCACCGCCGGCAAGCTGTTCAAGGACAAGGTTCAGGGCTGA
- a CDS encoding MBL fold metallo-hydrolase: protein MASADASLLPPEEGRPPQPVAPGLWLFAPSRESQGGSAWLLETAAADLLIDCPAFTRANLQFLAGRPRHRPGGSGEALAWILLTGRDGHGRCRRLQQALGWPVLVQEQEAYLLPGVDPLHTFASEHQLDPDVRLLWTPGPSPGACVVHVSPLGGAGPDGLFCGRLLVPVAPARVAPLRLRGTFHWGRQLRSVERLRQWLPDGSPDWIASGAGLGALRGPKLVEQGASLIRDLDLEAMALQPPDGPMTPKPLS from the coding sequence ATGGCCAGTGCTGACGCTTCCCTGCTGCCGCCCGAGGAGGGCCGACCGCCCCAGCCGGTGGCCCCGGGGTTGTGGCTGTTCGCGCCCAGCCGGGAGAGCCAGGGTGGCAGCGCCTGGCTGCTCGAGACGGCCGCCGCCGACCTGCTGATCGACTGCCCCGCCTTCACCCGGGCCAACCTGCAGTTCCTGGCGGGCCGCCCCCGCCATCGGCCGGGTGGGAGTGGCGAGGCCCTGGCCTGGATCCTGCTCACCGGCCGCGACGGTCACGGCCGCTGCCGCCGCCTGCAGCAGGCCCTGGGATGGCCGGTCCTGGTGCAGGAGCAGGAGGCCTACCTCCTGCCCGGCGTGGATCCCCTGCACACCTTCGCCAGCGAGCACCAACTCGACCCGGACGTGCGTTTGCTCTGGACGCCGGGGCCTTCCCCAGGAGCCTGTGTGGTGCATGTGTCCCCGCTGGGCGGCGCGGGCCCGGACGGGCTGTTCTGCGGCCGACTGCTGGTTCCGGTGGCGCCGGCCCGCGTGGCGCCCCTGCGCCTGCGGGGCACCTTTCACTGGGGACGCCAGCTTCGCAGCGTGGAGCGCCTGCGCCAGTGGCTACCGGACGGGTCCCCCGACTGGATCGCCAGCGGCGCCGGACTGGGGGCCCTGAGGGGCCCGAAGCTGGTGGAGCAGGGCGCCTCCTTGATCCGCGACCTGGATCTGGAGGCCATGGCCCTCCAGCCCCCCGACGGACCCATGACCCCCAAACCGCTGTCATGA
- a CDS encoding glycogen-debranching protein, which yields MSATRIGHPWPLGASITRRGVNFSVVAPLATRIELLIFADGEAREPLEVIELDPCHRSGEHWHVEVEGLGLGCCYGYRVFGPIQPGSHGFNPSKVLLDPCARAVTGWEGYQRGAAVGAVPNASACLKGVVTERDRFDFDAAPRPRHPWQKSIIYELHVGGFTRGNGCPVPAERQGTLLGLIDTLPYLQEMGVTAIELLPVMAFDPQDAPNGRFNHWGYSPVSWMAPHPAYLVDSDPLKGRHEVRQLVTACHQAGLEVILDVVYNHTSEGNQQGPTLSWRGFGDALYYHQTAKGDYLDVSGCGNTIAANRPLVRRLILESLRCWSTELGIDGFRFDLGIALTRGEALAPLDAPPLFEEMEADPDLSDLKVVSEPWDCGGLYRLADFPARRVASWNGRFRDDVRRFWKGDDRSTWTLSQRLSGNPDLFNGQPSPVGRTINFLTAHDGFTLADLVSFDRKHNLANGENDRDGDNHNNSWNHGVEGPCSDPGVQTLRDRQLRNLLASLLLAPGVPMLLMGDEVRRSQGGNNNTWCQNNPLGWMHWQPDAGDLDLRRFLKRLIQLRQRLAPLLNQELPPTPSAQVRGAGNLPLWREWHGLELGRPDWASWSHCLAWSLHDASVGPLIWCGMNAYYQPMQFALPPQPAGWRRVIDTAIPGDHDLPATPEPWLPATAPLESRSLMLLVATPLLEDTALDATPSARTSQAKAAGTKKKAGGGNRTRIISLEG from the coding sequence TTGTCGGCGACCCGGATCGGACATCCCTGGCCACTGGGGGCCTCCATCACGCGTCGGGGCGTCAATTTCTCCGTGGTGGCCCCGTTGGCCACGCGCATTGAGCTGCTGATCTTCGCCGACGGCGAGGCCCGCGAACCCCTGGAGGTGATTGAACTCGACCCGTGCCACCGCTCAGGCGAGCACTGGCATGTGGAGGTGGAGGGCCTGGGCCTGGGCTGCTGTTACGGCTACCGCGTCTTCGGCCCGATCCAGCCGGGCAGCCACGGCTTCAATCCCTCCAAGGTGCTGCTCGACCCCTGCGCCAGGGCCGTCACCGGCTGGGAGGGTTATCAGCGGGGCGCCGCCGTCGGGGCTGTCCCCAACGCCTCTGCCTGCCTCAAGGGGGTGGTCACCGAGCGGGACCGGTTCGACTTCGACGCCGCCCCCCGGCCGCGCCATCCGTGGCAGAAGAGCATCATCTATGAGCTGCACGTGGGCGGCTTCACCCGGGGCAACGGCTGCCCGGTGCCAGCAGAACGGCAGGGGACCCTGCTGGGGTTGATCGACACCCTGCCCTACCTGCAGGAGATGGGGGTGACGGCCATCGAGCTGCTGCCAGTGATGGCCTTCGATCCCCAGGACGCCCCCAACGGGCGCTTCAACCACTGGGGTTACAGCCCCGTGAGCTGGATGGCCCCCCACCCGGCCTACCTGGTGGACAGCGACCCGTTGAAGGGACGGCATGAGGTGCGCCAACTGGTGACGGCCTGCCATCAGGCGGGCCTGGAGGTGATTCTGGATGTGGTCTACAACCACACCAGCGAAGGCAACCAGCAGGGCCCCACCCTGAGCTGGCGGGGTTTCGGCGACGCCCTCTACTACCACCAGACCGCCAAGGGCGACTACCTCGATGTCAGCGGCTGCGGCAACACCATCGCCGCCAACCGCCCCCTGGTGCGGCGTCTGATCCTGGAGTCCCTGCGCTGCTGGAGCACCGAACTGGGCATCGACGGCTTCCGCTTCGATCTGGGCATCGCCCTGACCCGGGGCGAGGCGCTGGCTCCCCTCGATGCCCCCCCCCTGTTCGAGGAGATGGAAGCGGATCCTGACCTCAGCGATCTGAAGGTGGTCAGCGAGCCCTGGGACTGCGGCGGCCTCTACCGGCTTGCCGACTTCCCCGCCCGGCGGGTGGCCAGCTGGAACGGCCGCTTCCGCGACGATGTGCGCCGCTTCTGGAAGGGGGACGACCGCAGCACCTGGACCCTGAGTCAGCGCCTGTCCGGCAACCCGGACCTGTTCAACGGTCAGCCCTCTCCGGTGGGACGCACGATCAATTTCCTCACCGCCCACGACGGCTTCACCCTGGCCGACCTGGTCAGTTTCGACCGCAAGCACAACCTGGCCAACGGCGAGAACGACCGCGACGGGGACAACCACAACAACAGCTGGAACCACGGTGTGGAAGGTCCTTGCAGCGACCCGGGGGTGCAGACCCTGCGTGACAGGCAGCTGCGCAACCTGCTCGCCTCCCTGCTGCTGGCCCCCGGGGTGCCCATGTTGCTGATGGGGGACGAAGTGCGCCGCAGCCAGGGGGGCAACAACAACACCTGGTGCCAGAACAACCCCCTGGGCTGGATGCACTGGCAGCCGGACGCGGGCGACCTGGACCTGCGCCGTTTCCTGAAGCGTCTGATCCAGCTGCGACAGCGGCTGGCCCCCCTGCTGAATCAGGAGCTGCCCCCCACCCCCAGCGCACAGGTCAGGGGCGCTGGCAACCTGCCCCTCTGGCGGGAGTGGCACGGACTCGAACTGGGCAGGCCGGACTGGGCCAGCTGGTCCCACTGCCTGGCCTGGAGCCTCCACGACGCCAGCGTCGGGCCCCTGATCTGGTGTGGGATGAACGCCTATTACCAGCCGATGCAGTTCGCCCTGCCGCCCCAACCGGCCGGCTGGCGGCGGGTCATCGACACGGCCATCCCCGGTGACCACGACCTGCCCGCGACGCCCGAACCCTGGCTGCCGGCCACGGCCCCCCTGGAGAGCCGCAGCCTGATGCTGCTGGTGGCCACGCCCCTGCTTGAGGACACCGCCTTGGACGCAACCCCCAGCGCCAGGACCTCCCAGGCCAAGGCCGCTGGAACGAAGAAGAAAGCGGGCGGCGGGAATCGAACCCGCATCATCAGCTTGGAAGGCTGA
- a CDS encoding MFS transporter, producing the protein MVDTADLPAGERRRVLLAYGMGDAGTGMAASLIGFYLFIFYTSAAGLPPWMAGLVLMVSRLWDAINDPIVGWLSDKTRSSWGPRLPWILGSAVPLGFAMALMWWLPPGGLWVRFAVFVAISMVANSLYTCVNLPYSALAAELTTSVNLRTRLNSARFTGSIIAGLVGIVLGGVLLKDHQNPDSYLQVGIFSGVLISCTTLLCGWGIAPAARNCQRPTSQRGTTRRLLARVGSNGRFQMVLGLYLLLWCALQIMQTAALIYLPVVMRLPEGWSNWILLPFQVSTLVGLQLWTGVARQRGRLTALHWGTTLWIAACLMAMLLVPLDAAIGPTASSGNLLRLCALVVTILIVGLGASTAYLIPWALLPDAIDADPEKPAGLYSAWMVFTQKICISLALFFFGNLMSLSGYQAARGILQPDSALLAIRMCMGLIPALLVVLGLVVMRRWPERGPHPEALPASVP; encoded by the coding sequence GTGGTGGACACGGCGGACCTGCCAGCCGGTGAACGCCGCCGGGTGCTGCTTGCCTACGGCATGGGGGATGCCGGCACCGGAATGGCCGCCTCCCTGATCGGCTTTTATCTGTTCATCTTCTACACCTCGGCGGCAGGCCTGCCGCCCTGGATGGCCGGCCTGGTGCTGATGGTGTCCCGGCTCTGGGATGCCATCAACGATCCGATCGTGGGCTGGCTGAGCGACAAGACCCGCTCGTCCTGGGGCCCCCGGCTGCCCTGGATCCTCGGCAGCGCCGTTCCACTCGGCTTCGCCATGGCCCTGATGTGGTGGCTGCCGCCGGGAGGGCTCTGGGTCCGATTCGCCGTCTTCGTGGCCATCTCGATGGTGGCCAACAGCCTCTACACCTGCGTCAACCTTCCCTACTCGGCCCTGGCCGCCGAACTCACCACCAGCGTCAACCTGCGCACCCGGCTCAACAGTGCCCGCTTCACCGGCTCGATCATCGCCGGCCTGGTGGGCATCGTGCTGGGGGGCGTGCTGCTGAAGGATCACCAGAATCCCGACAGCTACCTGCAGGTGGGGATCTTCTCTGGGGTGCTGATCTCCTGCACCACCCTGCTCTGTGGCTGGGGCATCGCCCCGGCTGCAAGAAACTGCCAGCGTCCCACCAGCCAACGGGGCACCACCCGGCGGCTCCTGGCTCGGGTGGGCAGCAACGGGCGCTTCCAGATGGTGCTGGGGTTGTACCTGCTGCTCTGGTGCGCCCTGCAGATCATGCAGACGGCAGCGCTGATCTACCTGCCGGTGGTGATGCGGCTGCCGGAAGGCTGGAGCAACTGGATCCTGCTGCCCTTCCAGGTCAGCACCCTGGTGGGGCTCCAACTCTGGACCGGCGTCGCCCGTCAGCGCGGTCGCCTCACGGCCCTGCACTGGGGCACAACCCTCTGGATCGCCGCCTGTCTGATGGCGATGCTGCTGGTGCCCCTGGATGCCGCCATCGGCCCGACCGCCTCGTCCGGAAACCTGCTGCGGCTCTGTGCCCTGGTGGTCACGATCCTGATCGTGGGCCTGGGGGCCTCCACCGCCTATTTGATTCCCTGGGCCCTGCTGCCGGATGCCATCGATGCCGATCCGGAGAAGCCCGCCGGCCTCTACAGCGCCTGGATGGTGTTCACCCAGAAGATCTGCATCAGCCTGGCCCTGTTCTTCTTCGGCAATCTGATGAGCCTCAGCGGCTACCAGGCGGCCCGGGGGATCCTGCAACCCGACAGCGCCCTGCTGGCGATCCGGATGTGCATGGGCCTGATCCCGGCGCTGCTGGTGGTACTGGGCCTGGTGGTGATGCGCCGCTGGCCGGAACGGGGCCCCCACCCGGAGGCCCTGCCCGCCTCCGTGCCATGA
- a CDS encoding ABC transporter permease: MKAPRWLQRLGSSLMIGGQAVSAIARGRIGMVDLIQELLEAGPGSFLIVLITALAAGTVFNIQVAAELSKQGASSAVGGLLALGLSREIAPLLTATLLTGKVATAYAAQLGTMKVTEQIDAITMLRTDPVQYLVVPRVLAMVVMAPVQCLLFFWMAIWSGQVSSTLLYSIPPTVFWNSVRVWMEPDDLPSMLLKAVVFGLMIAVIACGWGLTTRGGPKEVGASTTGAVVMILVTVALVDVLLTQLLFGQ; this comes from the coding sequence ATGAAAGCGCCGCGCTGGCTGCAGCGACTGGGCTCCAGCCTGATGATCGGCGGCCAGGCCGTCAGCGCCATCGCCCGCGGTCGCATCGGCATGGTCGATCTGATCCAGGAACTACTGGAGGCCGGACCGGGCAGCTTCCTGATCGTGCTGATCACGGCCCTGGCGGCCGGCACGGTGTTCAACATCCAGGTGGCGGCGGAACTTTCCAAGCAGGGTGCCAGCTCGGCCGTCGGGGGCCTGCTGGCCCTGGGCCTCTCCCGGGAGATCGCGCCGCTGCTCACCGCCACCCTGCTCACCGGCAAGGTGGCCACGGCCTATGCCGCCCAGCTGGGCACCATGAAGGTGACCGAGCAGATCGACGCCATCACGATGCTGCGCACCGACCCGGTGCAGTACCTGGTGGTGCCCCGGGTGCTGGCCATGGTGGTGATGGCGCCGGTGCAGTGCCTGCTGTTCTTCTGGATGGCCATCTGGTCGGGCCAGGTGAGCAGCACGCTGCTGTACAGCATTCCGCCCACCGTCTTCTGGAACTCGGTGCGGGTCTGGATGGAGCCCGACGACCTGCCCTCGATGCTGCTCAAGGCCGTGGTCTTCGGCCTGATGATCGCCGTCATCGCCTGCGGCTGGGGGCTCACCACCCGCGGGGGGCCGAAGGAGGTGGGCGCCAGCACCACCGGCGCCGTGGTCATGATTCTCGTCACCGTCGCCCTGGTGGACGTGCTGCTCACCCAATTGCTCTTCGGCCAATGA
- a CDS encoding DUF3119 family protein, whose translation MTTTPSPPPGSAADEVVLHPRFWVPLGVLLLAGACLGLRPLWGGAVWLALGTVVMGLFLLLQTALLRLRFAPEALLVARRDTVIRRFPYEAWIGWRVWWPALPVLFYFREENSIHLLPMLFDATALREQLDLRLPPPTPAPRNPA comes from the coding sequence ATGACCACGACCCCCTCCCCACCGCCAGGCTCCGCTGCTGACGAGGTGGTGCTCCACCCCCGCTTCTGGGTGCCGCTCGGCGTGCTGCTGCTGGCCGGCGCCTGCCTGGGGCTGCGGCCCCTCTGGGGTGGCGCGGTCTGGCTGGCCCTGGGTACGGTCGTGATGGGGCTGTTCCTGCTGCTGCAGACGGCCCTGCTGCGGTTGCGCTTCGCGCCGGAGGCCCTGCTGGTGGCTCGCCGCGACACCGTGATCCGCCGCTTTCCCTACGAGGCCTGGATCGGCTGGCGGGTCTGGTGGCCGGCCCTGCCGGTGCTGTTCTATTTCCGGGAGGAGAACAGCATCCATCTGTTGCCGATGCTGTTCGATGCCACGGCCCTGCGGGAGCAGCTGGACCTCCGCCTGCCGCCCCCCACCCCCGCTCCCCGCAACCCCGCCTGA
- a CDS encoding DUF3086 domain-containing protein: MSDRPEPPATEPSEATPQDAARGDGGLVDLALTELRQRRNELLGEIAQLEARREQINQEIAGSFAGQSDAIARRLKGFQEYLVGALQDLAAAAEQMELVVQPLVVQPSPLDQATGSLETGAALESAVAPAAAGLFSDDADLIKERLEQFGGQPDFYADPWKLRRTLEPSAATRLADWFLSQGGRGAQASGGSRSRNALAAAAAIAILGELYGERFQTLVLASQPERLGEWRRGLQDCLGLSREDFGPASGIVLFERPDALIERADRLEERGELPFIVIDAAEQVIEIPILQFPLWLAFAASPGEIDAEADLY; encoded by the coding sequence ATGAGCGACCGCCCCGAACCGCCCGCCACCGAGCCCTCCGAAGCCACCCCCCAGGACGCCGCCAGGGGTGATGGCGGGCTGGTCGACCTGGCCCTGACGGAGCTGCGGCAGCGCCGCAACGAGCTCCTGGGGGAGATCGCTCAGCTGGAGGCTCGCCGGGAGCAGATCAACCAGGAGATCGCCGGCAGCTTCGCCGGCCAGTCGGATGCCATCGCCCGGCGGCTCAAGGGCTTCCAGGAGTACCTGGTGGGGGCTCTGCAGGATCTGGCCGCGGCGGCCGAGCAGATGGAACTGGTGGTCCAGCCGCTGGTGGTGCAGCCCTCCCCCCTCGACCAGGCCACGGGCAGCCTGGAGACCGGCGCCGCCCTGGAGTCCGCCGTGGCCCCCGCCGCCGCCGGCCTGTTCAGCGACGATGCGGACCTGATCAAGGAACGCTTGGAGCAGTTCGGCGGCCAGCCCGATTTCTACGCCGATCCCTGGAAGCTGCGCCGCACCCTGGAGCCGTCGGCCGCCACCAGATTGGCGGACTGGTTCCTTTCCCAGGGGGGACGGGGCGCCCAGGCCAGTGGCGGCAGCCGCAGCCGCAACGCCCTGGCGGCGGCGGCGGCGATCGCGATCCTCGGGGAGCTCTACGGCGAGCGCTTCCAGACCCTGGTGCTGGCCAGCCAGCCAGAGCGGCTGGGGGAATGGCGCCGGGGACTGCAGGACTGCCTGGGACTGAGCCGCGAGGACTTCGGCCCCGCCAGCGGCATCGTGCTGTTCGAGCGGCCCGATGCCCTGATCGAGCGGGCCGATCGGCTCGAGGAACGGGGCGAACTTCCCTTCATCGTGATCGATGCGGCTGAGCAGGTCATCGAGATCCCCATCCTGCAATTCCCCCTGTGGCTGGCCTTCGCCGCCAGTCCCGGTGAGATCGACGCCGAAGCCGATCTTTACTGA
- the plsY gene encoding glycerol-3-phosphate 1-O-acyltransferase PlsY, whose translation MAFLPDLLLLPAGYLLGSIPFGWLAGRWLAGIDLRQEGSGSTGATNVLRVLGKGPALAVFLLDVLKGTAAVLLAKAVLQPLGDFSTASDWGVVASGLAALAGHIWPVWLGWKGGKAVATGLGMLLGLTWPVGLACFGIFLTTLSLSRIVSLSSVVAALSLPLLMLGSFGDSGLRPAYLSLALLTTALVLWRHRSNLQRLMAGTEPRLGAGRH comes from the coding sequence ATGGCCTTCCTTCCCGATCTGCTGTTGCTGCCGGCGGGCTACCTGCTGGGCTCGATTCCCTTCGGCTGGCTGGCGGGCCGCTGGCTCGCCGGCATCGACCTGCGCCAGGAGGGCTCCGGCTCCACCGGTGCCACCAACGTGCTGCGGGTGCTCGGCAAGGGTCCAGCGCTCGCCGTGTTCCTGCTCGACGTGCTCAAGGGCACCGCCGCCGTGCTGCTGGCCAAGGCGGTGCTGCAACCCCTCGGGGACTTCAGCACCGCCAGCGACTGGGGGGTGGTGGCGTCGGGCCTGGCGGCGCTGGCGGGCCACATCTGGCCGGTGTGGCTGGGCTGGAAAGGCGGCAAGGCGGTGGCCACCGGCCTCGGCATGCTGCTGGGCCTGACCTGGCCCGTGGGGCTGGCCTGCTTCGGCATCTTTCTCACCACCTTGAGCCTCAGCCGGATCGTTTCGCTCTCCAGCGTTGTGGCGGCCCTGTCCCTGCCCTTGCTGATGCTGGGCTCCTTCGGTGACTCCGGCCTGCGGCCGGCCTACCTGAGCCTGGCTCTGCTCACCACGGCGCTGGTGCTCTGGCGGCACCGCAGCAACCTGCAACGGCTGATGGCCGGCACCGAACCGAGGCTGGGGGCCGGCCGCCACTGA
- the proC gene encoding pyrroline-5-carboxylate reductase has translation MPWSEAFGVVGLGRMARALLLPLLESGLVERSDVRAAVATEASALKLAGELGVQVCTDAAQAWSAPVVLLAVKPQQIEAVAPAAAAALASAPGQEPLLISVLAGVPLRRLQALFPGRACVRAVPNTPALVRSGLTGLSWGEGVGEARREEVRQLFAQVGEVLELPEPQLDPFLALTSSGPAFLALVAESMADGAVAAGLPRPLASHLAHRTMAGTAALLQGQELHPGELKDMVTSPAGTTAAGLRELERAGLRSALIEAVLAAAERSRQLA, from the coding sequence ATGCCATGGTCTGAGGCCTTCGGTGTGGTGGGCCTGGGCCGGATGGCCCGGGCCCTGCTCCTGCCTCTGCTGGAGAGCGGCCTGGTCGAGCGCTCCGATGTGCGGGCGGCGGTGGCCACGGAGGCCTCCGCCCTGAAGCTGGCAGGCGAACTCGGCGTCCAGGTCTGCACCGACGCGGCCCAGGCCTGGTCGGCTCCGGTGGTCCTGCTGGCGGTCAAACCCCAGCAGATCGAAGCGGTCGCCCCCGCAGCGGCGGCGGCCCTGGCCTCCGCACCCGGCCAGGAGCCCCTGCTGATATCGGTGCTGGCCGGGGTGCCGCTGCGGCGACTTCAGGCCCTGTTCCCGGGCAGGGCCTGCGTGAGGGCCGTGCCCAACACCCCGGCCCTGGTGCGCTCTGGCCTCACCGGCCTGAGCTGGGGTGAGGGGGTCGGCGAGGCTCGGCGCGAGGAGGTGCGCCAGCTGTTCGCCCAGGTGGGGGAGGTGCTCGAGCTGCCCGAGCCCCAGCTCGACCCCTTTCTGGCCCTCACCTCCTCGGGCCCGGCCTTTCTGGCCCTGGTGGCCGAATCCATGGCCGACGGGGCGGTGGCGGCGGGTCTGCCCCGGCCCCTGGCCAGTCACCTGGCCCACCGCACGATGGCCGGCACGGCGGCCCTGCTGCAGGGCCAGGAGCTGCACCCCGGTGAGCTCAAGGACATGGTGACCAGCCCCGCCGGCACCACGGCCGCCGGCCTGCGGGAACTGGAGCGGGCTGGCCTGCGTTCGGCCCTGATCGAAGCGGTGCTGGCTGCGGCGGAGCGCAGCCGGCAACTGGCCTGA